Proteins co-encoded in one Theileria equi strain WA chromosome 3, complete sequence genomic window:
- a CDS encoding 40S ribosomal protein S14, putative (encoded by transcript BEWA_005410A) produces the protein MSSAKKGSAPAAEPVAALGPQSKGDHVFGVAHIYASFNDTFIHVTDLSGRETLVRVTGGMKVKADRDESSPYAAMMAAQDVAARLKELGITAVHVKLRATGGTRSKTPGPGAQSALRSLARSGLKIGRIEDVTPIPTDSTRRKCGRRGRRL, from the exons ATGAGTTCTGCAAAGAAGGGTTCTGCTCCAGCCGCTGAGCCAGTTGCTGCTTTGGGTCCACAGAGTAAGGGTGATCATGTCTTTGGTGTAGCACATATATACGCATCATTCAACGACACCTTTATCCACGTCACCGATCTATCTGGAAGGGAAACTTTAGTCAGAGTCACTG GTGGTATGAAGGTCAAGGCTGATCGTGATGAGTCCAGCCCATATGCGGCTATGATGGCAGCACAGGATGTGGCTGCTAGATTGAAGGAGTTGGGTATTACTGCAGTTCATGTTAAGCTTCGCGCTACTGGTGGAACAAGGTCAAAGACTCCAGGACCTGGAGCACAATCTGCCTTGAG GTCCTTGGCTCGTTCTGGTCTTAAAATTGGAAGAATTGAGGATGTAACTCCCATTCCAACTGATTCTACCAGAAGAAAGTGTGGTAGGAGAGGTAGAAGATTGTAG